The Daphnia pulex isolate KAP4 chromosome 6, ASM2113471v1 genome contains the following window.
TCTGCTCTTCTTCCAATCCCTGCAAACAGACACAACAGATTACCGGAAGGTTAAGAGAATGACGCCCCCAAACGTGTTGGGggcctttttatttatatagatAAAGAGGGGTACTATAATGGCACACATTAGCTTGACACGATTTATATGTACCTGATTAATGATATCATCTTTACGGATTTGGAAATTGGCTTTCTGAGCTGTGTAGCTTTCGCGATAATGAGATTGCAGAGTGCTGATAGTCGAGAGCAGGGAACGCTTCTCTTGCTGGTGACAAGTCATGGCCGAAGTATAGTCTGTCACTATCGTCGCTTTGAATAAATTACTTTCCTGTTGATAAACATTTGCCAGTATGTTCAGTCTGGAGACATGCTCATCTATGGATTTTAATAAAACTATAGCCCAGATTAGGTTAgtttaaatgtgtttttataCCAAAAGTTCTGTCTGTTTCTAGTTTTTGAATGTTGCAAAGTTGAACGAAATCCAATCCATTTTGAAGCAGAGATTCCATCAGCCGGTTAATTTCTGTGATATTCTCGCTGTAGCGCTTGTCAAAATCCAATTTCATTAACTgttgcaaaaataaattttaatgaaattggCACAATAAAGTCAACATTtcaagacaaacaaataaaaatttttgctaATTTTATACTTCCAATTCCCTGGAAAGTTCCTGGCTTTTCGCATCTCGAAGGACATGCCTCCATTTCTCAATCAATTTACTTTGATTAAGACGAGTCAAGTTCTGCTCTTTCAGAAGTTTGTGCTGTTTGGAAATGATTACATAATTAGTCACACAATTAGTATTATGAGTGTCTGTTTCTCTTCTGCTagcaaacatttgaaaatatctTACCCtgagaaaagaattgattaattcttctctcatccttctcctTTCTTCCTCCACCGCAGCACGTTGCTCTTGTTGCCTGTTCTTGGCATCTTCGCTCAACTTGGGTTTGGCCTTCTTTTTGCCACCCTTTTTCTTACCCTCTCCTTTTGtgccttttcctttctttccaCCACCAGCTTTCCACTTGTCTGATTTCTTCCCGCCAGCCATTATTGTATACCGTTACTAATTGAAACAAGTTTTCAACGACGACTGTATCATCCGTGTTTCAAACAACACACTGACGGCGAAGGTGAAATTACCTTCGCCCACATCGATTCGACAAAGTTTGACGTTGCCGGGGTTACAATTTTCCTCCCAAAAAAGATCAACGCGATGTTGCCAGTTATATCATCAAATCAGTGTATTTGTATGTAACAAATTGTAATTGCGTACACAAAGAGGACCATGTCACTCTGATTGATTGCAGACAatcgtaaattttaaaagggaaaattctAATTCCGGCGCAGTCGGCGCTGTCGGGAAATACGCCACGAATTAGGCTCCTCGTATTTGTTGTACAACGGCTCGAGCCGTTGGTTTCGTTTGACTTTGCTGAGCTTGGTCGGGTCAGAGAATCTGAAAAAGGCCGGAGCAAACTCCACCAGCCACTTGGCATCGATGACAGTCACTTCACGCATGTACTCTTTTGTGGTTTGAACCAATTCATGGTAGACGACCCACTCGGGTTGCCGGTTAAAGATCGCGCTACTCGGGTGGATGTAGACCACCTGGCCGTCCACCAACGTCCGATAACCTTCTTGCGGATCCTTCTTGGCCGCATTACGGAAGAAACCCGAACAGATGGCTTTCTGCACCCTAGCCGTATTCTTGCCAGCCGATACCACGTCCAATTTGTGCCTGGAAAGTGTAGAAGAACAAATGTTAGATTTTTGAACGGATAATACAATTTGCATCAAAGACTAAACATACCTGTCCATAATGCCCAATAGCTGTTTACGAACATCCTGAGCTCGTTTTAAGGTACGCATCTGAACGAAATTCTCGTAACACCAGGCACTGCTAAACTTGTTGTTCTTCCAGGAATTGTAAACGGCCAATAA
Protein-coding sequences here:
- the LOC124195652 gene encoding dynein regulatory complex subunit 2-like, with the translated sequence MAGGKKSDKWKAGGGKKGKGTKGEGKKKGGKKKAKPKLSEDAKNRQQEQRAAVEEERRRMREELINSFLRHKLLKEQNLTRLNQSKLIEKWRHVLRDAKSQELSRELELMKLDFDKRYSENITEINRLMESLLQNGLDFVQLCNIQKLETDRTFDEHVSRLNILANVYQQESNLFKATIVTDYTSAMTCHQQEKRSLLSTISTLQSHYRESYTAQKANFQIRKDDIINQGLEEEQTICQNLERRLEHSWQQLHENCVDSGELDEQRWALYSLLRRRDQIAYEQQRIAEIRLEKLAKAVNQIQEKRNCHEQGAQELMERRNELHERRERWRLRLLKQQQQHAERLKAVAANSSDAAEHLEQLVKQGVLILRSAQRCRLLKADHRPSSSSSSDSPPANCLLSEPFQHFWTRFNQAYLETVLLQRHQAAIVRGRTAETARLKKEVNIPTCWSLNGTTLPIHPEK